A window of Spirochaetota bacterium genomic DNA:
ATATATATTCGTAAACAAAGAAAAGTTTTATTAAAATATAGAGAATAATAAAAGATTTAAGGAAGGAATTGTTGTAATGGTAAGAGATATTTTTACTTTATACTATCTCCCCGTTGCTATATTCGTTTCACATATTTGCTGTATAATAGTTATAGCTGTTATATATAGTATAAAGAAATTCAATATACTGTTGCCAGTATTCCTACACTCTGTAGTATTAGCAATAATATCATTGAAGTTTGTCTACCCAATATACATGTATATTGATACCCGCCATTATTTTTATCCAGTGATATTTATTTTAATAGCACTATATGGATTAGTAACACTAAGTATTACTAATAATAATTTTAAAAGCTCATTATATAATTTTATTGGCTCTATAATTGGAAAAAGTGTAATTGTTACTTCAGCTATAGTAATCATTGCTGATTATAAATATGAATATAGTACAATTATGATAACTTCTGCTGATATGATATTGTCAACAGGTGTTGTTTTATCAACTCGCAACCAATTTACTCAATACCCTGTGCAATGGCCTTATAAAGAATTATTTATGCTTATGATACTACTAACAATTATATTTTGTATAATTACAACCTTCCTACTACAGATAGTACATATACTGTTGTATTTTTTTGCAATACTATCAGCAAGCTATATAGTTTTACTTACAAAATTTTTGATAGCTTTGGGCAATGATACTAATGGAGAATACATATGTTCTGAAGAGTATTTCTATAATACAGGCAGGTATGATTCAATAATCAAAATCATCAAAGAACATGTGAACGAACATTATACATTACCTATTGATAAATATACAATTGCATTACAATGTGAAATGCATCCAGATTATATATCAAAAGTTTTTAAAAGTGAAGAAGGAATAACAATAAATAAATATATTCAAATTGTGCGTATGGAAAAAGCTTACAAGTTAGTAATGGACACTGATAAAAAAATAATTGAAGTAGCTTTCAATGTAGGCTATGAGAACCTGGCTACTTTTTACAGACATTTTATGCGACACCATAAGAAATCGCCACATCGATTGCGGAAGGAAAAATCTATTCCTTGAAGTGATTATAACCCGACACAAGTTTTTGCTTCAATTAATGATTTTTTCTTACAAGCACAATAGTATTGGTACGATATCTGCAATGCACGTACTGCTTCCTCAGGTGATTCAAAACTTGGAATTGAGTGGGCAGTCCTGACTTTTAATATACGATCAACTGCATTAGGAATATATATTCCTGCTGGTTTATCATAGTGTTTACATAATTTCATTAATTCAAGGATACCATCAATCACTACTGGTTGCCATACATTAGGTACTGCACAAATGCCGTCAATTTCATCAGATGATAGAAGGTTGGTAAAAATATCAATAAATGTTTGCAGTGATAGTGTAGGACCTAAATCAATGGGGTTTGTAACATTATAAAGCTTCCCGCATTGAGAAATTTTTTGCTGTAGTTGTGCTGATAATGTAGGTATTTCAAAGCCAGCTTCAACCAAAAGGTCTGAGGTTATCCCTCCAAAAGCACCCGAATTGGTAAAAATTGCAATGCGCTTTCCTTTCAAAAGAGGCATGGTGGTAAATATTTTTGGCATAGAATGTAATTCGCTTATAGCTTTACAGCGGATTATTCCAAACTGTCTGCATGCAGCGTCAAATATTGTGTCATTATTTGCCATACCTGCAGTATGTGACATTGCGGCTTTTGCACCTGCGTTTGTTCTTCCTACTTTGTAAACAAGAATAGGTATTTTAGACCTTTTTACTGCACCAATGAAACGTATGCCATTTTTAATGCTTTCAAGGTACATTCCAATTACTTTTGTACCGTCGGTGTTAAAGTAATCAATGCAATCTGCTTCATCGATGTCTTCTTTATTGCCAATACTCATCATTTTATTTACATTGACAACATCACTACGAAGTGAATCCATTATTAAAGCGCCCACTCCACCACTCTGTATGACGTATGAAATATCACCAGGATGCTCAAAAACTCCATCGTATTCACCTGGGCGCGCTCCAAAAAAACAACAAAATCTGTTATGTGCGTTTAAAGTACCCAGACAGTTTGGTCCTATAAAGCGAATGTTATATTGCCTTGCTATTTCATTTATCTGCTGCTGCAATTGCTTTCCATATTCACCTTCTTCGGTAAACCCAGCGCTTTCAATGATTACTGACCGTATGCCTTTTTTCCCGCAATCTTCTATAAGTTGTGGTACTGAGGCAGCTGGAGTAAGGATTATTGCAAGATCAACTTCATGAGGGATTTGGTGCACATACTGATAGCCTTTGCATCCTTTGACATCTTCGCCTTTGTGATTAATAGCATAGATTTTTGCATCATATTGTAAAAATGTGAGGTATTCACAGATTGTTGCCCCTAAGTTGAAAGGTTTGTTTGAAGCACCTATTATGGCAATTGATCGTGGGTTAAAAAATGCATCCATAGAGAGCTCCATTGTAGAGTTGATTTGTATGACAACTTACAAAATGATAAATTTTTATCAATAAAAAAAATGTAGATATTTCAATATTTATTCATAGAAGTACTTTTATGAACAAAATAAATAATAATGCACATGATTAATCCTTTGTGAGTGGGGATGTATACTGATATGTTAGAAAAATTTTTTTAGGGAATAAATTTGTATATATTTAAATGTTATTTATTGTTGTAGTATCGTGTGCATTTTCAAAAACTCTCTATCGATTTCTGTATTTTGTAAAGGATAAATCTTGTTTAGTAGCAAAATGGTTATTACATTGGCAATAAATCCGGGAACTATCTCATAACAGAAATTACTTAAACCTAAAAATTTCCATGAAACCAGGGCAATTGTCCCTGCTAGCATTCCTCCAAGAGCAGATTGCCAAGAAGTATGTTTTGAGAAAAGTGCAAATAGTACAGTGGGGCCAAAAGCTGCACCAAAACCACCCCATGCATATGCTACCAGCCCTAAGACAGTATTCTCGGGGTTCATTGCAAACAGTGCTGCAATGCAGGTTATTATGATTGTGGTAAGACGACCAATGTGAATTAATTCCTGCTGGGATGCATTACGTTTAATAACTCGCTGGTAAAAGTCCTCGGTTAATGCAGCAGAGCAAACCAGTAATTGTGAATCAGCAGTTGACATTATTGCGGAAAGTATTGCAGCAAGGAGTATTCCGCCAACCCATGGTGTAAAAAATTTTTGGATCATGAATATAAAAACCTTTTCTGCATTGTGTGGCGATAGCTGTGGGAATAGATACACTGCAGCAATCCCAATGAAAGAAGCACCACATAATGAAATTGTTACCCATGTCATTGCAATTTCCCGAGCACCCTTAATATCGCGATGAGAATGTATGCCCATGAAGCGTGCAAGAATATGCGGCTGACCAAAATACCCAAGTCCCCACGATGCTGTGGAGAGCACAGAAAGTAATGTTACCGAAGAAAAAGGATTAACAGGTAAAGATGCTTTTTCCATTGCCAGTGTAATGTTGGAAAACGAACCTATGTGTATCATTGCAACTATTGGTACCACAATGACAGCAAAAAACATAAGCAAGCCCTGTACAACGTCAGTAATGCTGACAGCAAAAAAACCACCTAATGATGTATAGAAAAGAATAATGCCAGCACCAATTAACACTGCTATATGGTATTCAATTCCAAGCATTGATTCAAAAAGCTTACCGGATGCAACAAATCCTGATGAAAGGTAAATGGTAAAAAAAATAAGAATAATTAACGCTGATATAATACGCAATAGCCCAGTAGGATCTTTATATCGATCTTCAAAAAAGGTGGGAAGGGTTATTGAATCAGTGATTTCAGTATATATACGTAGGCGCTTTGCAACAAATTTCCAGTTGCAGTATGTTCCGATAAGAAGTCCAACGGCAATCCATAGTGCGGGCATACCACTACTATATAGTGCACCAGGTAATCCCATGAGTAGCCATCCACTCATGTCGCTTGCCTGTGCAGACAGTGCCATGACAAATTTTCCTAATTTTCTGCCACCTAAAATAAAATCAGAAATATCATGGGATTTATCATAATAATATAAACCTATTCCCAGTAAAACAACAAGGTATAAACCAAATGTTATAAATGTTGCTGTCATTATTTGCTAACCACTTGAGAATAAATACTAAAAAGAATATACAAAGCTTGTATGATACATAATAGCCTGTCAATGATTTTGAAGGTGTTACCGTGGAAATTACAAAAAACAAATGTATTTTTTTATTGACTTAATAAATCGCTATGACTAGTATTTCAAACGATAAAGCAGATTACATAAAAAGGTGAGCGGTATGATAGAATTAACAGATAAGGGAAATGGCACGTTTGTTGTGAAAATAATCATGCAGGAAGTTCATACTTTAGATGTCCCTGACCTTAAGGAAAAGCTTCAGCAGGCCATAGTCAATAAAGGTATAAAGCGAATGGTTGTTGACCTTTCTGATGTTAAAATGATCACCAGTTCGGGTATTGGTATATTTTTGAATATTAATCAGAATCTAAAATCGCAGTTCAGGCTGGCGTGCCCAACACAGGAAGTACAAAAGGTTTTAGAATTAACCAAGGTTACTTCGATGATAAAGGTATTTAATTCTGTAGAGGCAGCTCTTCAAAGTTTTTAATTTAAATGCAATATTATTATTGTTTTTCATTAGTATTACAAGAAAAATAAAGAAGCATAATGTAGCATTAGAAATATTTATCCATATAATGACAGAGTATAGAGCTAATATTTTTTATTTTTATCTTTTCAAGTAATGTGCTATAATTCTGTTAAATTATTATTATGATATATTCGATATTGTAGATTAAGTTTATATTATAGCACGATTATAGTTTTTAATCGTACTATCTTATCAAGAGTGGTGGAGGGACTGGCCCTGTGAAACCACGGCAACCGGCGGTAGGATGAGTCGGTGCCAATTCCAGCGGAAGAAATTCCGGAAGATGAGATAGGCAACAGGCAACCGCTTACACTAATCTTCCGGTAAGCGGTTTTTATTTTTTAAAGGAGTTAATATATACCAATGAAAAAAGAATTAACTTTAGATACATCTGTGGGCATTGTGCACACGCAATATTACACGTTTGCAGAACCACCTGATGAAATGGTGCTGGTGTCAGGGAAAACATTAGGACCTATAACCCTGGCATATGAAACGTATGGAAATCTAAATGAGGATAAAAGTAATGCTGTTTTGATTCTTCATGCGCTTTCAGGCTCTGCTCACGCTGCGGGATATCATACGCATAATGATCCATATCCAGGGTGGTGGGATCATTACATAGGGCCTGGTAAAGCGTTTGATACAAATAAATACTTTGTTATCTGTTCAAATGTTATTGGTGGTTGTAGTGGTTCTACAGGCCCTTCATCAATAAATCCCAGCACCGGCAAGGAATACGCACTGGATTTTCCAATTGTTACCATACAGGATATGGTGAAGGCTCAGTGGCATTTGATAAATTATCTTGGAATCGAAAGGCTACTGGCGGTTGCTGGTGGTTCAATGGGTGGGATGCAGGCATTGCAGTGGTCAATATCATATCCAGAAAGGGTGCAATCTGTTATTGCGATAGCCACTGCAGCTTCACTTTCAGCACAGGGGATTGCATTTCATGAAGTTGGCAGGCAGGCTATCATGCGCGATCCACACTGGAATAATGGCAACTATTACCACAAGACTCCCCCATCTAATGGATTATCGCTTGCCCGAATGATAGGGCATATCACATACCTCAGCGAAAAACTAATGCACGAAAAATTTGGAAGAAGGCTTCAGCAAGCAGATATTTTTAAATTTCAATTTGACTTGGAATTTGAGGTTGAATCGTACTTGCATCATAAAGGCAATGATTTTGTTCAACGATTTGATGCAAACTCATATTTATATATTACCAAAGCTATCGACTATTTTGATTTAAAAAATGATTTTGGTGGTGACCTTGCCAACGCATTTGTGCATGTTAATTCAGATTATCTAGTGATAAGCTTTTCATCAGACTGGCTGTATCCAACCTCACAATCACGGGAGATTGTACGGGCACTGCGTATGAACAGTAAAAACGTAGTATTTACTGAAATCCAGAGTGATAAGGGGCATGATACATTTTTACTGCCCAATGAACAGCTTGAACACAATATTGCAAATTTTTTAAAAAGAGAATTTGAAAAGGTACATAAACGATGAAAGAATACCGGGTGGCCTATGACCTGATATTGGAGTTGATTCCCGCTGGGGCCCGTGTGCTGGATTTGGGGTGTGGTGATGGTCTGCTACTGAAGCTTTTACAGGAACAAAAAAAAGTAAAAGGATTTGGAGTTGAGATATCTCCTGAAGGGGTAAGCCAGTGTGTGGAAAAGGGACTGTATTGTTATCAGGGTGATATTGATGAAGGATTATCTGATTACAAGGACAATTCTTTTGATTATGTTATTGTCAATCAGACATTGCAGAGCACAAAAAAGCCTGATATAGTAATTCGTGAATCACTGAGGATATCACTTAATGCCA
This region includes:
- a CDS encoding AraC family transcriptional regulator, translating into MVRDIFTLYYLPVAIFVSHICCIIVIAVIYSIKKFNILLPVFLHSVVLAIISLKFVYPIYMYIDTRHYFYPVIFILIALYGLVTLSITNNNFKSSLYNFIGSIIGKSVIVTSAIVIIADYKYEYSTIMITSADMILSTGVVLSTRNQFTQYPVQWPYKELFMLMILLTIIFCIITTFLLQIVHILLYFFAILSASYIVLLTKFLIALGNDTNGEYICSEEYFYNTGRYDSIIKIIKEHVNEHYTLPIDKYTIALQCEMHPDYISKVFKSEEGITINKYIQIVRMEKAYKLVMDTDKKIIEVAFNVGYENLATFYRHFMRHHKKSPHRLRKEKSIP
- a CDS encoding CoA-binding protein; translation: MDAFFNPRSIAIIGASNKPFNLGATICEYLTFLQYDAKIYAINHKGEDVKGCKGYQYVHQIPHEVDLAIILTPAASVPQLIEDCGKKGIRSVIIESAGFTEEGEYGKQLQQQINEIARQYNIRFIGPNCLGTLNAHNRFCCFFGARPGEYDGVFEHPGDISYVIQSGGVGALIMDSLRSDVVNVNKMMSIGNKEDIDEADCIDYFNTDGTKVIGMYLESIKNGIRFIGAVKRSKIPILVYKVGRTNAGAKAAMSHTAGMANNDTIFDAACRQFGIIRCKAISELHSMPKIFTTMPLLKGKRIAIFTNSGAFGGITSDLLVEAGFEIPTLSAQLQQKISQCGKLYNVTNPIDLGPTLSLQTFIDIFTNLLSSDEIDGICAVPNVWQPVVIDGILELMKLCKHYDKPAGIYIPNAVDRILKVRTAHSIPSFESPEEAVRALQISYQYYCACKKKSLIEAKTCVGL
- the putP gene encoding sodium/proline symporter PutP, producing the protein MTATFITFGLYLVVLLGIGLYYYDKSHDISDFILGGRKLGKFVMALSAQASDMSGWLLMGLPGALYSSGMPALWIAVGLLIGTYCNWKFVAKRLRIYTEITDSITLPTFFEDRYKDPTGLLRIISALIILIFFTIYLSSGFVASGKLFESMLGIEYHIAVLIGAGIILFYTSLGGFFAVSITDVVQGLLMFFAVIVVPIVAMIHIGSFSNITLAMEKASLPVNPFSSVTLLSVLSTASWGLGYFGQPHILARFMGIHSHRDIKGAREIAMTWVTISLCGASFIGIAAVYLFPQLSPHNAEKVFIFMIQKFFTPWVGGILLAAILSAIMSTADSQLLVCSAALTEDFYQRVIKRNASQQELIHIGRLTTIIITCIAALFAMNPENTVLGLVAYAWGGFGAAFGPTVLFALFSKHTSWQSALGGMLAGTIALVSWKFLGLSNFCYEIVPGFIANVITILLLNKIYPLQNTEIDREFLKMHTILQQ
- a CDS encoding STAS domain-containing protein translates to MIELTDKGNGTFVVKIIMQEVHTLDVPDLKEKLQQAIVNKGIKRMVVDLSDVKMITSSGIGIFLNINQNLKSQFRLACPTQEVQKVLELTKVTSMIKVFNSVEAALQSF
- a CDS encoding homoserine O-acetyltransferase; amino-acid sequence: MKKELTLDTSVGIVHTQYYTFAEPPDEMVLVSGKTLGPITLAYETYGNLNEDKSNAVLILHALSGSAHAAGYHTHNDPYPGWWDHYIGPGKAFDTNKYFVICSNVIGGCSGSTGPSSINPSTGKEYALDFPIVTIQDMVKAQWHLINYLGIERLLAVAGGSMGGMQALQWSISYPERVQSVIAIATAASLSAQGIAFHEVGRQAIMRDPHWNNGNYYHKTPPSNGLSLARMIGHITYLSEKLMHEKFGRRLQQADIFKFQFDLEFEVESYLHHKGNDFVQRFDANSYLYITKAIDYFDLKNDFGGDLANAFVHVNSDYLVISFSSDWLYPTSQSREIVRALRMNSKNVVFTEIQSDKGHDTFLLPNEQLEHNIANFLKREFEKVHKR
- the metW gene encoding methionine biosynthesis protein MetW, producing MKEYRVAYDLILELIPAGARVLDLGCGDGLLLKLLQEQKKVKGFGVEISPEGVSQCVEKGLYCYQGDIDEGLSDYKDNSFDYVIVNQTLQSTKKPDIVIRESLRISLNAIFSFPNFAHYSLRLYLSMYGRMPKNKLLPYEWYETPNIHLLTIKDFRDYCRDYRYPIKKEMHFSTIHSRSVIIPIMPNLFAEYGFFILDGEPFTSATL